A window of Vidua chalybeata isolate OUT-0048 chromosome 27, bVidCha1 merged haplotype, whole genome shotgun sequence contains these coding sequences:
- the SUGP1 gene encoding SURP and G-patch domain-containing protein 1 isoform X3, with protein MDNHRDAPGKASRWFGVSQSKSAKTSVNILQQEELIAQKKREIEARLEQQARQNSLSIPQLPLLGDDDGSESEASVSNKFVNDGSFLQQFLKLQREKSNAENAPNPPNTPGNAPTPGKKPALLGKRPGQALSRMLQARSLSLPKPSPVLSRLSVFQGPDEEEEEDYEQWLEIKEDSETRQVVEKLARFVAEGGPELEKVAMEDYKDNPAFSFLHDKNSREFLYYRKKVAEIRKENQNSQAASSQKVSPPADQETRNSAEKLAQFVAAGGPEVEAIALQNNRENPAFRFLYEPHSKGHRYYRQKLEEFRRARAAPGGSPFPGNPPFPGNPPFPGGSPFPGESGLKRKSSPEASPSPLCFPPLPVPSPLPVPSPLPVPSPLPLPIPIPPPLPLPVPSPVVPAALPIPSASPAPSSSSTSPPDQLAPNSALIPNPALIPNPAAIPNPATVPNPSVTPNPAPVPSPAPGSTKKKRKSRWGPEEEKVELPLPQLVQQLDSPSPLSVQDLKGLGYEKGKPVGLVGVTELSEAQKKQLKEQQEMQQMYDMIMKHKRAMQEMQLLWERALQQHQHGYDSDEEVDSELGTWEHRLRRMEMDKTREWAEQLTQMGRGKHFIGDFLPPDELEKFMETFKALKEGREPDYSEYKEFKLTVENIGYQMLMKMGWKEGEGLGSDGQGIKNPVSKGTTTMDGAGFGIERPAELTKEDDEYEAFRKRMMLAYRFRPNPLNNPRRPYY; from the exons ATGGACAACCACAGGGATGCGCCAG GGAAGGCGAGCCGGTGGTTCGGCGTGTCCCAGTCCAAGTCGGCCAAGACGAGCGTGAacatcctgcagcaggaggagctgatcGCCCAGAAAAAACGGGAAATCGAGGCCCGGCTGGAGCAGCAGGCGCGGCAGAATTCCCTCAGCATCCCGCAGCTCCCGCTGCTCGGAGA CGACGATGGCTCCGAGAGCGAGGCCTCCGTGTCCAACAAGTTTGTGAACGATGGGAGCTTCCTGCAGCAATTCCTGAAGCTCCAGAGGGAAAAATCCAATGCTG aaaatgccccaaatccccccaacACCCCCGGGAACGCCCCAACCCCCGGGAAGAAGCCGGCGCTGCTGGGGAAGCGGCCGGGGCAGGCCCTGAGCCGCATGCTGCAGGCCCggagcctctccctgcccaAACCCAGCCCCGTCCTGAGCCGCCTCAGCGTCTTCCAGGGCCCcgacgaggaggaggaggaggattaCGAGCAGTGGTTGGAGATCAAAG AGGACTCGGAGACGCGGCAGGTGGTGGAAAAGCTGGCAAGGTTCGTGGCTGAGGGCGGCCCCGAGCTCGAGAAGGTCGCCATGGAGGACTACAAGGACAATCCTGCTTTTTC gtttttgcATGATAAGAACAGCAGAGAATTCCTTTACTACAGGAAGAAAGTGGcagaaataaggaaagaaaatcaaaattccCAAGCAGCCTCTTCCCAAAAAG TTTCCCCCCCAGCCGACCAGGAGACGCGGAACTCGGCGGAGAAGCTGGCGCAGTTCGTGGCTGCGGGGGGGCCCGAGGTGGAGGCCATTGCCCTGCAGAACAACAGGGAGAACCCTGCCTTCAG GTTCCTGTACGAGCCCCACAGCAAAGGGCACCGCTACTACCGCCAGAAGCTCGAGGAGTTCCGCAGGGCCCGGGCTGCCCCCGGGGGCTCCCCCTTTCCTGGGAATCCCCCCTTTCCCGGGAATCCCCCCTTTCCCGGGGGCTCCCCTTTTCCCGGAGAATCCGGCCTCAAACGGAAAAGCAGCCCCGAggcttctccctcccctctgtgcttcccccctctccccgttccctcccctctccccgttccctcccctctccctgttccctcccctctccctctccccattcccatcccgcCGCCTCTGCCTCTTCCCGTTCCCTCTCCCGTCGTTCCCGCCGCTCTTCCCATTCCCTCGgcctctcctgccccatcctcatcctccacCTCCCCTCCGGATCAGCTGGCCCCAAATTctgccctgatcccaaatccagccttgatcccaaacccagctgcaatcccaaatcctgccacGGTCCCAAATCCATCCgtgaccccaaatcccgccCCGGTCCCGAGCCCCGCTCCGGGCAGCAccaaaaagaagaggaagagccGGTGGGGGCCGGAGGAGGAAAAGGTGGAATTGCCCCTCCCCCAGCTGGTGCAGCAGCTGgattctccctctcccctctcag ttcagGACCTGAAGGGTCTGGGATACGAGAAGGGCAAACCCGTGGGACTGGTGGGAGTCACGGAGCTCTCAGAGGCCcagaagaagcagctgaaggagcagcaggag ATGCAGCAGATGTACGACATGATCATGAAGCACAAGCGGGCGATGCAGGagatgcagctgctgtgggagcgggcgctgcagcagcaccagcacggCTACGACAGCGACGAGGAGGTGGACAGCGAGCTGGGCACCTGGGAGCACCGCCTGCGCCGCATGGAGATGGACAAGACCCGCG agtGGGCGGAGCAGCTGACGCAGATGGGCCGAGGGAAACATTTCATCGGGGATTTCCTCCCGCCCGACGAGCTGGAAAAGTTCATGGAGACCTTCAAGGCACTCAAG GAGGGCCGGGAGCCGGATTATTCCGAGTACAAGGAATTCAAGCTGACGGTGGAAAACATCGGATACCAAATGCTGATGAAAatgggatggaaggaaggagagggattGGGATCCGATGGACAGGGAATTAAAAATCCCGTCAGCAA GGGCACCACGACCATGGACGGGGCGGGATTCGGGATCGAGCGCCCGGCGGAGCTGACCAAGGAGGACGACGAGTACGAGGCCTTCCGCAAGCGCATGATGCTGGCGTACCGCTTCCGGCCCAACCCGCTG AACAACCCACGGCGACCTTACTACTGA
- the SUGP1 gene encoding SURP and G-patch domain-containing protein 1 isoform X1, which produces MDNHRDAPGKASRWFGVSQSKSAKTSVNILQQEELIAQKKREIEARLEQQARQNSLSIPQLPLLGDDDGSESEASVSNKFVNDGSFLQQFLKLQREKSNAENAPNPPNTPGNAPTPGKKPALLGKRPGQALSRMLQARSLSLPKPSPVLSRLSVFQGPDEEEEEDYEQWLEIKVLPPEDSETRQVVEKLARFVAEGGPELEKVAMEDYKDNPAFSFLHDKNSREFLYYRKKVAEIRKENQNSQAASSQKVSPPADQETRNSAEKLAQFVAAGGPEVEAIALQNNRENPAFRFLYEPHSKGHRYYRQKLEEFRRARAAPGGSPFPGNPPFPGNPPFPGGSPFPGESGLKRKSSPEASPSPLCFPPLPVPSPLPVPSPLPVPSPLPLPIPIPPPLPLPVPSPVVPAALPIPSASPAPSSSSTSPPDQLAPNSALIPNPALIPNPAAIPNPATVPNPSVTPNPAPVPSPAPGSTKKKRKSRWGPEEEKVELPLPQLVQQLDSPSPLSVQDLKGLGYEKGKPVGLVGVTELSEAQKKQLKEQQEMQQMYDMIMKHKRAMQEMQLLWERALQQHQHGYDSDEEVDSELGTWEHRLRRMEMDKTREWAEQLTQMGRGKHFIGDFLPPDELEKFMETFKALKEGREPDYSEYKEFKLTVENIGYQMLMKMGWKEGEGLGSDGQGIKNPVSKGTTTMDGAGFGIERPAELTKEDDEYEAFRKRMMLAYRFRPNPLNNPRRPYY; this is translated from the exons ATGGACAACCACAGGGATGCGCCAG GGAAGGCGAGCCGGTGGTTCGGCGTGTCCCAGTCCAAGTCGGCCAAGACGAGCGTGAacatcctgcagcaggaggagctgatcGCCCAGAAAAAACGGGAAATCGAGGCCCGGCTGGAGCAGCAGGCGCGGCAGAATTCCCTCAGCATCCCGCAGCTCCCGCTGCTCGGAGA CGACGATGGCTCCGAGAGCGAGGCCTCCGTGTCCAACAAGTTTGTGAACGATGGGAGCTTCCTGCAGCAATTCCTGAAGCTCCAGAGGGAAAAATCCAATGCTG aaaatgccccaaatccccccaacACCCCCGGGAACGCCCCAACCCCCGGGAAGAAGCCGGCGCTGCTGGGGAAGCGGCCGGGGCAGGCCCTGAGCCGCATGCTGCAGGCCCggagcctctccctgcccaAACCCAGCCCCGTCCTGAGCCGCCTCAGCGTCTTCCAGGGCCCcgacgaggaggaggaggaggattaCGAGCAGTGGTTGGAGATCAAAG TTTTGCCCCCAGAGGACTCGGAGACGCGGCAGGTGGTGGAAAAGCTGGCAAGGTTCGTGGCTGAGGGCGGCCCCGAGCTCGAGAAGGTCGCCATGGAGGACTACAAGGACAATCCTGCTTTTTC gtttttgcATGATAAGAACAGCAGAGAATTCCTTTACTACAGGAAGAAAGTGGcagaaataaggaaagaaaatcaaaattccCAAGCAGCCTCTTCCCAAAAAG TTTCCCCCCCAGCCGACCAGGAGACGCGGAACTCGGCGGAGAAGCTGGCGCAGTTCGTGGCTGCGGGGGGGCCCGAGGTGGAGGCCATTGCCCTGCAGAACAACAGGGAGAACCCTGCCTTCAG GTTCCTGTACGAGCCCCACAGCAAAGGGCACCGCTACTACCGCCAGAAGCTCGAGGAGTTCCGCAGGGCCCGGGCTGCCCCCGGGGGCTCCCCCTTTCCTGGGAATCCCCCCTTTCCCGGGAATCCCCCCTTTCCCGGGGGCTCCCCTTTTCCCGGAGAATCCGGCCTCAAACGGAAAAGCAGCCCCGAggcttctccctcccctctgtgcttcccccctctccccgttccctcccctctccccgttccctcccctctccctgttccctcccctctccctctccccattcccatcccgcCGCCTCTGCCTCTTCCCGTTCCCTCTCCCGTCGTTCCCGCCGCTCTTCCCATTCCCTCGgcctctcctgccccatcctcatcctccacCTCCCCTCCGGATCAGCTGGCCCCAAATTctgccctgatcccaaatccagccttgatcccaaacccagctgcaatcccaaatcctgccacGGTCCCAAATCCATCCgtgaccccaaatcccgccCCGGTCCCGAGCCCCGCTCCGGGCAGCAccaaaaagaagaggaagagccGGTGGGGGCCGGAGGAGGAAAAGGTGGAATTGCCCCTCCCCCAGCTGGTGCAGCAGCTGgattctccctctcccctctcag ttcagGACCTGAAGGGTCTGGGATACGAGAAGGGCAAACCCGTGGGACTGGTGGGAGTCACGGAGCTCTCAGAGGCCcagaagaagcagctgaaggagcagcaggag ATGCAGCAGATGTACGACATGATCATGAAGCACAAGCGGGCGATGCAGGagatgcagctgctgtgggagcgggcgctgcagcagcaccagcacggCTACGACAGCGACGAGGAGGTGGACAGCGAGCTGGGCACCTGGGAGCACCGCCTGCGCCGCATGGAGATGGACAAGACCCGCG agtGGGCGGAGCAGCTGACGCAGATGGGCCGAGGGAAACATTTCATCGGGGATTTCCTCCCGCCCGACGAGCTGGAAAAGTTCATGGAGACCTTCAAGGCACTCAAG GAGGGCCGGGAGCCGGATTATTCCGAGTACAAGGAATTCAAGCTGACGGTGGAAAACATCGGATACCAAATGCTGATGAAAatgggatggaaggaaggagagggattGGGATCCGATGGACAGGGAATTAAAAATCCCGTCAGCAA GGGCACCACGACCATGGACGGGGCGGGATTCGGGATCGAGCGCCCGGCGGAGCTGACCAAGGAGGACGACGAGTACGAGGCCTTCCGCAAGCGCATGATGCTGGCGTACCGCTTCCGGCCCAACCCGCTG AACAACCCACGGCGACCTTACTACTGA
- the SUGP1 gene encoding SURP and G-patch domain-containing protein 1 isoform X2 encodes MDNHRDAPGKASRWFGVSQSKSAKTSVNILQQEELIAQKKREIEARLEQQARQNSLSIPQLPLLGDDDGSESEASVSNKFVNDGSFLQQFLKLQREKSNAENAPNPPNTPGNAPTPGKKPALLGKRPGQALSRMLQARSLSLPKPSPVLSRLSVFQGPDEEEEEDYEQWLEIKVLPPEDSETRQVVEKLARFVAEGGPELEKVAMEDYKDNPAFSFLHDKNSREFLYYRKKVAEIRKENQNSQAASSQKADQETRNSAEKLAQFVAAGGPEVEAIALQNNRENPAFRFLYEPHSKGHRYYRQKLEEFRRARAAPGGSPFPGNPPFPGNPPFPGGSPFPGESGLKRKSSPEASPSPLCFPPLPVPSPLPVPSPLPVPSPLPLPIPIPPPLPLPVPSPVVPAALPIPSASPAPSSSSTSPPDQLAPNSALIPNPALIPNPAAIPNPATVPNPSVTPNPAPVPSPAPGSTKKKRKSRWGPEEEKVELPLPQLVQQLDSPSPLSVQDLKGLGYEKGKPVGLVGVTELSEAQKKQLKEQQEMQQMYDMIMKHKRAMQEMQLLWERALQQHQHGYDSDEEVDSELGTWEHRLRRMEMDKTREWAEQLTQMGRGKHFIGDFLPPDELEKFMETFKALKEGREPDYSEYKEFKLTVENIGYQMLMKMGWKEGEGLGSDGQGIKNPVSKGTTTMDGAGFGIERPAELTKEDDEYEAFRKRMMLAYRFRPNPLNNPRRPYY; translated from the exons ATGGACAACCACAGGGATGCGCCAG GGAAGGCGAGCCGGTGGTTCGGCGTGTCCCAGTCCAAGTCGGCCAAGACGAGCGTGAacatcctgcagcaggaggagctgatcGCCCAGAAAAAACGGGAAATCGAGGCCCGGCTGGAGCAGCAGGCGCGGCAGAATTCCCTCAGCATCCCGCAGCTCCCGCTGCTCGGAGA CGACGATGGCTCCGAGAGCGAGGCCTCCGTGTCCAACAAGTTTGTGAACGATGGGAGCTTCCTGCAGCAATTCCTGAAGCTCCAGAGGGAAAAATCCAATGCTG aaaatgccccaaatccccccaacACCCCCGGGAACGCCCCAACCCCCGGGAAGAAGCCGGCGCTGCTGGGGAAGCGGCCGGGGCAGGCCCTGAGCCGCATGCTGCAGGCCCggagcctctccctgcccaAACCCAGCCCCGTCCTGAGCCGCCTCAGCGTCTTCCAGGGCCCcgacgaggaggaggaggaggattaCGAGCAGTGGTTGGAGATCAAAG TTTTGCCCCCAGAGGACTCGGAGACGCGGCAGGTGGTGGAAAAGCTGGCAAGGTTCGTGGCTGAGGGCGGCCCCGAGCTCGAGAAGGTCGCCATGGAGGACTACAAGGACAATCCTGCTTTTTC gtttttgcATGATAAGAACAGCAGAGAATTCCTTTACTACAGGAAGAAAGTGGcagaaataaggaaagaaaatcaaaattccCAAGCAGCCTCTTCCCAAAAAG CCGACCAGGAGACGCGGAACTCGGCGGAGAAGCTGGCGCAGTTCGTGGCTGCGGGGGGGCCCGAGGTGGAGGCCATTGCCCTGCAGAACAACAGGGAGAACCCTGCCTTCAG GTTCCTGTACGAGCCCCACAGCAAAGGGCACCGCTACTACCGCCAGAAGCTCGAGGAGTTCCGCAGGGCCCGGGCTGCCCCCGGGGGCTCCCCCTTTCCTGGGAATCCCCCCTTTCCCGGGAATCCCCCCTTTCCCGGGGGCTCCCCTTTTCCCGGAGAATCCGGCCTCAAACGGAAAAGCAGCCCCGAggcttctccctcccctctgtgcttcccccctctccccgttccctcccctctccccgttccctcccctctccctgttccctcccctctccctctccccattcccatcccgcCGCCTCTGCCTCTTCCCGTTCCCTCTCCCGTCGTTCCCGCCGCTCTTCCCATTCCCTCGgcctctcctgccccatcctcatcctccacCTCCCCTCCGGATCAGCTGGCCCCAAATTctgccctgatcccaaatccagccttgatcccaaacccagctgcaatcccaaatcctgccacGGTCCCAAATCCATCCgtgaccccaaatcccgccCCGGTCCCGAGCCCCGCTCCGGGCAGCAccaaaaagaagaggaagagccGGTGGGGGCCGGAGGAGGAAAAGGTGGAATTGCCCCTCCCCCAGCTGGTGCAGCAGCTGgattctccctctcccctctcag ttcagGACCTGAAGGGTCTGGGATACGAGAAGGGCAAACCCGTGGGACTGGTGGGAGTCACGGAGCTCTCAGAGGCCcagaagaagcagctgaaggagcagcaggag ATGCAGCAGATGTACGACATGATCATGAAGCACAAGCGGGCGATGCAGGagatgcagctgctgtgggagcgggcgctgcagcagcaccagcacggCTACGACAGCGACGAGGAGGTGGACAGCGAGCTGGGCACCTGGGAGCACCGCCTGCGCCGCATGGAGATGGACAAGACCCGCG agtGGGCGGAGCAGCTGACGCAGATGGGCCGAGGGAAACATTTCATCGGGGATTTCCTCCCGCCCGACGAGCTGGAAAAGTTCATGGAGACCTTCAAGGCACTCAAG GAGGGCCGGGAGCCGGATTATTCCGAGTACAAGGAATTCAAGCTGACGGTGGAAAACATCGGATACCAAATGCTGATGAAAatgggatggaaggaaggagagggattGGGATCCGATGGACAGGGAATTAAAAATCCCGTCAGCAA GGGCACCACGACCATGGACGGGGCGGGATTCGGGATCGAGCGCCCGGCGGAGCTGACCAAGGAGGACGACGAGTACGAGGCCTTCCGCAAGCGCATGATGCTGGCGTACCGCTTCCGGCCCAACCCGCTG AACAACCCACGGCGACCTTACTACTGA